The segment TCGGCGTGCAGCATGAGTGCCGCGTACTCTCGGCGCATCGCACGCCGGAGGAGTTGGCCGTCTGGGTGCGCGCCGCGGAGGCTGAAGGCACGGAGGTCTTCATCGCGGGCGCGGGCGGCGCGGCGGCCTTGCCGGGCGCGGTGGCGGCGCTGACCACCGTGCCCGTTCTGGGCGTGCCGGTGCTGGGCTGGGCGCTCAATGGCGAGGATGCGCTTTACGCCATGGCGCAGATGCCGCCGGGCGTCCCCGTGGGCACGCTCGCGATCGGCAAGCCGGGCGCGACGAACGCCGCACTGCTCGCGGTGGCGATCCTCGCCAACAAATACCCGGAATATCGCGAACAATTGCAGGCGTACCGCCGCGAACGGGCAAAACAGGTGCTTGAAGAACGTCTCCCCGTGGAAGAGTGACGTGGGACTTCCGCCCTGCGCCCCGGAAAGGAGGATTATTCTATGCCCCCGCAACAACCGCAGACCTATGCCAATCACGTCGTCATTCCGAAGCTTTACATTGTGCAAGTCCTGCTGCTGCTTGGCGTCTGTGTGCTGGCCGCTCTGGCCTGGAACAGCGGCGCGGACCGGCCGGCCGTGGCGCTGCTGGCCTCTGCCGTTCTTCTCCAGGCGATCACTGGCGTGAGCATGGTCATGAAGTCGCGTATTTACGCACTGACCCTGCAGGACCGCATCGTCCGACTCGAGATGCGGATACGCCTTGAACGCGTCCTGCCGGATGATGTGAAGCCGCGTATCGGGGACTTGACGCTGCCGCAATTGATCGGCCTGCGTTTTGCCTCCGACGAGGAGATGCCACACCTCGTGAAGAGAGTACTTGACGAAGGCATCGCCTCAAGCGATCCGATCAAGCGCCTGGTAAAGAACTGGCAGGCAGACCATCAGCGGGTGTGACGAGGATGCAATGCGGTGGACGGTCTCGAGGCGCGCTGGAATCGAGTTCATGCGCACATGACCGCATATGCAGGCAAATGAACCTCCGCGAAAGACCACGCGTCTGCGCACGAGGAGCGGAAACAGCTTCGTTGCCTCGCTCCTCAAGTCGTTGAAAGACCTGGTCACGCCCGGATAGGGCGCAAGCAAGGCTCGCAGTTGCCGAAGTCCCCCGTTGGTCACGTCATGCTGCGGCAAGGGCGTCTGTGTCCCCCAGGATTATTTCCGTGCTTCGTTGCCCGGGTCGAGTTCCCGGTCGCGGGGTGTGCGTTGCCACGTTTGGGGTCCGCGGCGCAGCAGCAACCGCAGGAAAAGCGCGCCTTTCCAGGCCATGAAGACGGGCACGGCGGCGAGATAGAGCCAAACGCGCACGGGGGCGCGGCGCAGAATCAGCCCGGAGAACACGCACCAGGCTACCGCGGCGGCGCACAACGCCACGGTGACGGTCAAGGCCTGGTGCGCGAAGAGGCTCGCCAGCCCGGCGGCCAGAATCAGCGTTACAAGCATCGAAAGCGGCGGCACGAGCATGTCGAGCACGGCGTCCATGAAACGCCAGCGGCGCGTGGTGACCGCGCGGCGCAGCACGACGGGGAAATACCGCTTGAAAAGGTCGAGCTTGCCTCCCTCCCACCGCGCTTGCTGGACCGTAGCCTGCGCGCGTCGCGTTGCGAGCTCGCTCGTCACGCGCGCGGCCGGATTGTAATGGACCAGCACGTTGTCCAAGAGCAGGCGCCGTGAAAACTCGACGTCCTCCGCAAGCGAATGGGCGGGCCAGCCATAGCGGAGCAACAGCGGCGTGCGGAAGGCCATGCCGCTCCCTTTGAGTTCCGCGGTGCCGCCGAGCGCGTTCCTGCCCGCGGGGCGCACGTGATTGATGACGCAGAAGCCCAGATACCCCAGCGCCGCGCGCCAGTTGACCTCGGGATGAGCGACACTGTTGGAACCCTGGACCGCCTGAACGTCCGGCACGGCGAGCGCGGCGTTGAGTTCGCGCAGGAAAGCGGGGTCGATCCGCATATCCGAGTCCACGAACGCGACTGCGTGAAAGGTCTCGAGTTGCGCGCGATGCACGGTAAGGAACCAGTCGAGCGCGAAGCCCTTGCCCCGCTTGTCCGGGTCTTGCCGTTCCACAACGGTCGCACCCGCGGCCCGCGCGAGTGTGGCGGTGTCGTCGTCGCAGTTGTCCGCTATGACGAACACCTCATAGGAATCCTTTGGATAGTCGAGTCGCCCGGCGTCGTCCAGAATGGTCCCTATCTGGCCGGATTCATTGTGGGCCGGCATCACCAGCGCGAACCGCAGCGCTCCGGCTCCGGCCACGGTGCCCGGCCGGAACAGGTGGGCCGCGCACGAGATAACGAAGAGATACCCGCATACCAGCACGAGATACGCAACGGGCGCAATCAGAATGAGCGTAAGTATTGAGCCCCCGGCGTTAATGGGCGGCCCCTCCAGGCTCGAGCGCGCGCTGGAACAGAGTGTCCAGCTTGCGCGCTTCCGTTTCCGTCCGGTGCTGTTCGGTCACGATGCCGCGCCCGGCCCGGCCCATGGCGCGCAGCGTTTCCACCGGGGCATCAAGCGCTTCGTTCATGGCCCCGGCCAGCGCCTCCACGTTGCCCGCGGGAACGAGCCAGCCGTTCTCGCCAGGCCGCACCAGCTCAGGGATGCCCGCAATATACGTGCTGATAACGGGCCGTTCCAACGCGAGCGCCTCCATGATCACGACGGGCAACCCCTCCGCGAAACTGGGCAGCACCAACGCTCGGGCGGCGAGCAGGTGTTCCTGTACCTGCGCCTCGTCCTGCCAGCCGGCAATGGTCACGCGGCCGGCCAGGCCGTGGTGCGCGATGCGCGCTTCGACGGCGGCGCGCATTTCGCCGTCGCCCACAAGCACCAGGCGCGCGTCCACATCGCGGCCCAGCAGACTCGCAAACGCCTCGACCAGCAGCAATTGTCCCTTCTGCGCGGAAAGCCGCCCGACGCAGACCAGGGTGCGCGAATCCGGGT is part of the Candidatus Hydrogenedentota bacterium genome and harbors:
- a CDS encoding glycosyltransferase is translated as MLVCGYLFVISCAAHLFRPGTVAGAGALRFALVMPAHNESGQIGTILDDAGRLDYPKDSYEVFVIADNCDDDTATLARAAGATVVERQDPDKRGKGFALDWFLTVHRAQLETFHAVAFVDSDMRIDPAFLRELNAALAVPDVQAVQGSNSVAHPEVNWRAALGYLGFCVINHVRPAGRNALGGTAELKGSGMAFRTPLLLRYGWPAHSLAEDVEFSRRLLLDNVLVHYNPAARVTSELATRRAQATVQQARWEGGKLDLFKRYFPVVLRRAVTTRRWRFMDAVLDMLVPPLSMLVTLILAAGLASLFAHQALTVTVALCAAAVAWCVFSGLILRRAPVRVWLYLAAVPVFMAWKGALFLRLLLRRGPQTWQRTPRDRELDPGNEARK
- the purE gene encoding 5-(carboxyamino)imidazole ribonucleotide mutase → MASPKKTLVRIVMGSKSDWDTMSRAHGVLKEFGVQHECRVLSAHRTPEELAVWVRAAEAEGTEVFIAGAGGAAALPGAVAALTTVPVLGVPVLGWALNGEDALYAMAQMPPGVPVGTLAIGKPGATNAALLAVAILANKYPEYREQLQAYRRERAKQVLEERLPVEE